The following coding sequences lie in one Tichowtungia aerotolerans genomic window:
- the clpP gene encoding ATP-dependent Clp endopeptidase proteolytic subunit ClpP: MNETAQILIPTVIETTGRGERAYDIYSRLLKERIIFLGTEINDTVSNLVIAQMLFLQSEDAEKDISIYINSPGGVVTAGMAIYDTMQFLKCPITTYCVGQAASMGAVLLAAGAAGKRYALPNSRIMIHQPLGGAQGQATDIEIQTKEILRMKKSLNEILAHHTGQPIKTIEKDTDRDFFMSAEEAVKYGLVDEVVTQKQ; the protein is encoded by the coding sequence ATGAACGAAACTGCACAGATTCTTATTCCGACAGTGATTGAAACGACCGGCCGTGGCGAGCGTGCCTATGATATCTACTCGCGACTGCTCAAGGAACGGATCATTTTTCTCGGCACCGAGATCAATGATACGGTCAGCAATCTGGTGATTGCCCAGATGCTGTTCCTTCAGAGCGAGGATGCCGAAAAAGATATCAGCATCTACATCAACTCGCCCGGTGGTGTGGTCACTGCCGGAATGGCGATCTACGACACCATGCAGTTTCTGAAATGCCCGATTACCACCTACTGCGTCGGACAGGCCGCCAGCATGGGTGCGGTTCTGCTCGCCGCCGGCGCCGCGGGGAAGCGTTATGCGCTTCCCAACTCGCGGATTATGATTCACCAGCCACTCGGCGGTGCGCAGGGGCAGGCCACGGATATTGAAATCCAGACCAAAGAGATTCTGCGCATGAAGAAGAGCCTCAATGAGATTCTTGCGCATCATACCGGCCAGCCGATCAAGACGATCGAAAAAGACACGGACCGCGACTTTTTCATGT
- the tig gene encoding trigger factor yields MKVSFKDAGVCRKTMTVEVPADSVTEERAELLKVYTKGVSIPGFRKGKAPKHLVEKKFAKEMDADLKDRLIPKFYHEAIQSEGIKVVSILEVSEPTVENGQPLSFDVTMDVPPEFKLPKYQGISIKEEKVDVTDAQVQETVDNILRQHATQEDVEGRPAKEKDMVQVSYESTIDGEPLETKVPEARGMGQGKGYWITCDDESFLPGMGKALIGTSIGDSKEVSVEFPEGFIVKELSGLKADFKVEVTGMRESKLPEFDEEFLKKLHVESEEELRSNIRQHLTEAAENKEKRRKEDVICEFLLKKTKLDAPETAVQQQTRNLMYEMARMRMMQGMSQEQVKAQSDDMLEEAKVKGEEQVKLRYIMMAIAEAENLTASEEEIQEEITKMAIQQQRDASEFRKELEKEDQMGDVADQIRFGKAVEFLIENAKIK; encoded by the coding sequence ATGAAAGTTTCATTCAAAGATGCTGGCGTTTGTCGCAAAACGATGACGGTTGAGGTTCCTGCTGACAGTGTGACCGAAGAGCGTGCAGAACTGCTTAAAGTGTATACCAAAGGTGTTTCGATTCCCGGTTTCCGCAAGGGCAAAGCGCCGAAGCATTTGGTGGAGAAGAAGTTTGCTAAGGAAATGGATGCGGATCTCAAGGATCGCCTGATTCCTAAGTTTTATCATGAGGCCATTCAGTCCGAGGGCATCAAGGTTGTTTCGATTCTTGAAGTCAGTGAGCCGACTGTCGAAAACGGTCAGCCCCTGAGTTTTGATGTGACGATGGATGTGCCGCCGGAATTCAAGCTGCCGAAATATCAAGGGATTTCCATTAAAGAGGAAAAGGTGGACGTTACCGACGCTCAGGTTCAGGAGACGGTTGATAATATTCTCCGTCAGCATGCCACCCAGGAAGATGTGGAAGGCCGTCCCGCCAAAGAAAAAGACATGGTGCAGGTTTCCTACGAGTCGACCATCGACGGTGAGCCGCTCGAAACGAAGGTTCCGGAAGCTCGCGGCATGGGTCAGGGCAAAGGGTACTGGATCACCTGTGATGACGAGTCGTTCCTTCCCGGCATGGGCAAAGCCCTGATCGGCACCTCAATCGGTGACAGCAAAGAGGTCTCGGTTGAGTTCCCGGAAGGATTTATCGTCAAAGAGCTGTCCGGCCTGAAGGCTGATTTCAAAGTGGAAGTGACCGGTATGCGCGAAAGCAAACTTCCGGAGTTCGATGAAGAGTTTCTGAAAAAGCTGCATGTGGAATCTGAAGAGGAACTGCGCAGCAACATTCGCCAGCATTTGACGGAAGCGGCTGAAAACAAAGAAAAACGCCGTAAAGAAGATGTGATTTGCGAATTCCTGCTGAAAAAGACCAAGCTGGATGCTCCGGAAACGGCGGTTCAGCAGCAGACCCGCAATTTGATGTATGAAATGGCCCGCATGCGCATGATGCAGGGTATGAGTCAGGAACAGGTCAAGGCTCAGTCCGACGACATGCTGGAAGAAGCCAAGGTAAAAGGTGAAGAGCAGGTCAAACTGCGCTACATCATGATGGCTATTGCCGAGGCAGAAAACCTGACCGCCTCCGAAGAGGAAATTCAGGAAGAGATCACCAAGATGGCGATTCAGCAGCAGCGTGATGCTTCCGAGTTCCGCAAAGAGCTGGAAAAAGAAGATCAGATGGGTGATGTCGCGGATCAGATCCGTTTTGGCAAAGCGGTTGAATTCCTGATCGAAAATGCCAAAATCAAGTAA
- a CDS encoding NADP-dependent isocitrate dehydrogenase codes for MSEKIIYTITDEAPALATQSLLPIVQAYTAAAGVAVETRDISLAGRILAQFPDVLTEEQRVSDALAELGELTLKPEANIIKLPNISASVPQMKAAIKELQDKGYALPDYDDPSAQPRYDKVKGSAVNPVLREGNSDRRAAAAVKQYAQNNPHRMGEWSADSKSHVSSMPADDFFGNERSVTVSKETIARIELVADSGEAVVLKESLPLLAGEVLDGTFMSAKALDRFLAEQVSATKEEGTLFSLHMKATMMKVSDPIIFGHCVKVFFKEVFEKHADTLAELGVDVKNGFGDLLAKTATLPADQKAEIEADIAAVYEANPDIAMVDSDKGITNLHVPSDVIVDASMPAAIRASGQMWNKDGKQQDTNFIIPDRCYAGIYAETIDFCKKNGAFDPRTMGTVPNVGLMAQKAEEYGSHDKTFEIPRPGKVRVIDADGNVLMEHAVEAGDIWRACQAKDAPIRDWVKLAVTRARATNTPAIFWLDGNRAHDAELIKKVETYLQDHDTEGLEIYLMPPAEATRFTLERAKAGHDTISVTGNVLRDYLTDLFPILELGTSAKMLSIVPLMNGGGLFETGAGGSAPKHVQQFLAENHLRWDSLGEFLALGVSLEHLATVFKNEKAQVLADTLDVANTKFLEENKSPSRKAGELDNRGSHFYLALYWAEALAAQDKDADLKARFAPLAETLTAHEEKIVEELNAVQGNPVDIGGYYRPDADLIAAAMRPSETFNSALSAL; via the coding sequence ATGAGCGAAAAAATCATTTACACGATCACCGACGAAGCCCCGGCACTGGCAACCCAGTCACTGCTGCCGATTGTTCAGGCCTACACCGCCGCCGCCGGCGTTGCAGTTGAAACCCGCGATATTTCCCTTGCAGGACGCATTCTGGCTCAGTTCCCGGATGTGCTGACTGAAGAACAGCGCGTCAGTGATGCTCTCGCCGAACTCGGCGAGCTGACTCTGAAGCCGGAAGCCAATATCATCAAACTGCCGAATATTTCCGCCTCCGTCCCGCAGATGAAAGCCGCCATCAAAGAACTGCAGGATAAAGGATATGCCTTGCCCGACTATGACGATCCGTCCGCCCAGCCCCGTTACGACAAAGTCAAAGGCAGCGCGGTCAATCCGGTTCTGCGCGAAGGCAACTCCGATCGTCGCGCCGCGGCCGCCGTCAAGCAGTACGCCCAAAACAACCCGCACCGCATGGGCGAATGGAGCGCCGATTCAAAATCGCACGTCTCCAGCATGCCCGCCGATGATTTCTTCGGCAACGAACGATCGGTGACCGTTTCCAAGGAAACGATCGCCCGGATCGAGCTTGTCGCAGACAGCGGTGAAGCCGTTGTTCTTAAGGAAAGCCTGCCGCTGCTGGCGGGCGAAGTGCTCGACGGAACCTTTATGAGCGCCAAAGCTCTCGACCGTTTCCTCGCAGAACAGGTTTCCGCCACTAAAGAGGAAGGTACTCTCTTCTCGCTGCATATGAAGGCTACCATGATGAAGGTGTCCGACCCGATCATCTTCGGCCACTGCGTAAAAGTCTTCTTTAAGGAGGTCTTTGAAAAGCACGCCGATACACTCGCTGAACTCGGCGTCGACGTCAAAAACGGGTTTGGCGACCTGCTTGCAAAAACCGCCACCCTGCCCGCCGACCAAAAAGCGGAAATTGAAGCTGACATTGCCGCGGTCTACGAAGCCAACCCCGACATCGCCATGGTCGACTCCGACAAAGGCATCACCAACCTGCACGTTCCAAGCGACGTCATCGTCGACGCCTCCATGCCGGCCGCCATCCGCGCCTCCGGTCAAATGTGGAATAAAGACGGCAAACAGCAGGACACCAATTTTATTATCCCCGACCGCTGCTACGCAGGCATCTACGCCGAAACCATCGACTTCTGCAAAAAGAACGGGGCTTTTGACCCGCGCACCATGGGCACCGTACCGAATGTCGGACTGATGGCGCAGAAAGCGGAAGAATACGGTTCGCACGACAAAACCTTCGAAATTCCACGGCCTGGAAAAGTTCGCGTTATCGATGCCGACGGCAATGTGCTGATGGAACACGCCGTGGAAGCCGGCGACATCTGGCGTGCCTGCCAGGCCAAAGACGCACCGATTCGCGACTGGGTCAAACTGGCCGTCACCCGTGCCCGCGCGACCAACACACCCGCCATTTTCTGGCTCGATGGCAATCGCGCCCACGATGCCGAACTCATCAAAAAGGTGGAAACCTATCTGCAGGACCACGACACTGAAGGACTTGAGATCTACCTCATGCCACCCGCCGAGGCCACCCGATTCACCCTCGAACGCGCCAAAGCCGGGCACGACACGATTTCCGTCACCGGAAACGTTCTGCGCGACTATCTGACCGACCTCTTCCCGATCCTTGAGCTCGGCACCAGCGCCAAAATGCTGTCCATCGTTCCGCTGATGAATGGCGGCGGTCTGTTCGAAACCGGTGCCGGCGGATCTGCACCGAAACACGTCCAGCAGTTCCTTGCGGAAAACCATCTGCGCTGGGACTCGCTCGGCGAGTTCCTCGCCCTCGGCGTATCGCTGGAGCATCTAGCCACCGTCTTTAAAAACGAAAAGGCGCAGGTGCTGGCCGACACTCTCGATGTCGCCAACACAAAATTCCTCGAAGAAAACAAATCTCCGTCGCGCAAAGCGGGCGAGCTCGACAACCGCGGCAGCCACTTCTATCTCGCGCTCTACTGGGCCGAAGCGCTCGCCGCGCAGGATAAAGATGCCGACCTCAAAGCTCGCTTCGCTCCGCTGGCTGAGACACTGACAGCCCATGAAGAAAAAATCGTAGAAGAACTGAATGCGGTTCAGGGGAATCCCGTCGATATTGGCGGTTACTACCGCCCCGACGCCGACCTCATCGCCGCTGCCATGCGCCCGAGCGAAACGTTCAACAGCGCGTTATCTGCGCTGTAA